The Prunus dulcis chromosome 3, ALMONDv2, whole genome shotgun sequence genome segment TCTAATGggtttaattattgttttgctTTGCAGTTCTATATACAAGAATCTTCTCTATTCCAATAGGTTCATtatcaatctttttttttctttcttaatttttacataaaatgtTGACTTTAGTTGGAACTTCAGAACACAATCAAGTCAGAGAAAGAGAATATATGATTAGCAGTGGGGATTATGTGAAATCTATGGCTAATGTTGTAATTATTGGTGTAAGCTTACCTTCAAGAGAATGATTAACGCAACTGACTTAACAAGCATGCACCACATGAATAAGAGTACTGTTATTTGTATATCATCTCAATTCACTACGTGTCGTACTACAATAATAGAGGTGGTACAAATTAAAAGTAAAGCATGATGAAGTAGTTGAAATGGTTGAAATAATTTTCTTATGCAGTAGCCTAACAAGTTAATTATCATTCTTTGTTATTTCTTCTCAATTTCCCAACCCATGAAGCCATGCCAGTGCTGGCTGTCGGGGCTTTGCAAGGTTGTGGTCCTTGTGGACTATATATTTaatccttttattttactgCTTCAGCAGAATCAGCATCATAACTTCAAAAGAATTAATCCCAAATGGCAATGAATTATCCAAATTCTACTAATGTTTGCAAATCATGTCTTGCTGCATTCATACAAAGATTACAAAGAATCAAAGTAACTCTACCAAGTTCCTTGAGAGCCAACTACGAACTATAATAAGGCATGCTCGAAACAATGGAACTATTAGATGAAGTGAGCTGAAAAGCCAGAGGTAGAGCTACATAGATAAACAGACAGAGAGCTGAAAAATCCAAATACAACGAAATAGTCAAAAATTGCAGACCTGAGCTTGAGCGGTCTCAATACGACGCCGTGCGAGTGGAAGGAACCGCTGGAGCAGGCCCGTTGGGGAAAGGGTGGTCACTTGACCCCCGGAAGGCCGGAAAACACCATAGGAGGCAAGAGTGGTACCACCCGCTCGACAAAATTCCTCACTGAAACGCAGCAAAGGCAGCGCGCgtctttaatttgttttgacaCCGACCtagccaaaacgacgtcgtatTTGTTTAACGCTTTTTCTTATCTTCTTTTAGTAACCtagaaaaaacaagaaaaaaagagaaaaacaggcgtcctctcttcttcttcttcttcttcttcttcttcctcgtGCTCGGGGGCATATAATGTTTACGAATGAACGGAGGCAAGAAGAGCGAACTGGAAGATCTGGAACTCCAAGGCTGCAATACCTTCAGGTAACTGGCCCTACACCGTAAAAATCTATCTTCTtgttaattgaaaattttattattatccaGCTTAGGTCTTCCTTTTTGTTCCAGGAATTGGTTTCTCAATTTCAGAATACAACAGATGATGAAGGTATGGCCTTGCCTTTTCCTACACTTTCAACCTTCTTCCTTGCATTTTATagctctctatctctctgcAGTTTGGATTTCGTTGCTTATGTTGGTGCCTAGACCCTTTCTTATATTTGTGCATTTTCATGATTAAAAGTGATAACCTAGCACTTGCAGCACTAGTTTCAACCTTGGCAATGAAAAATTTGTTGTGATTTTGATCTTCATTTCCACCGAGTGTCAGTAATTTTGTGATATCAGGCAGGAGACAGGGTATCTGGTGTTAGAATTCTTCTGATGAGTCAATGTCAACTGATTCATCTCAAGTTCATTTGATTTGTTATTTGTTCCTTTCTTTCTGTACAGagacaaaagagaaaattgttGCTAATTTGGCCAACTTTGCTTATGATCCTTACAACTACACCTTCTTGCGGCAGGTATaaaacgtgttttgatattcagtgTTCTATTTTGGTATAAAAGTTCCATGACCATTTTAGCCTGATAATCATTTTAAGATTACAAACAGCTCAATGTGTTGGAACTTTTTGTGGACTGCATAACAGAACCGAATGAGAAGCTGGTGGAATTTGGTTTAGGAGGAATCTGCAATTGCTGCGCCGGTAAGTTTACCTATTCAATCCTTATACTGACTCTGCTACTCCTAGTTTCTTAAGGCACCATCTAGTAAGTAGCTAGTAAGTAGCTAGCACTAGTATGTGagttgtgtatttattttaagttttaacgTTGATGTTTTAAGTTGCAGATCCAGCAAATGCTGTAATTATCACTCAGTGTGGTGGGATCCCTCTTGTTATTCAATGTTTATCAAGCCCAGTTAGAAACACTGTAAGTAGGAACTTGTACTTTGCGTCGGTGTGCACATTCCGTGCttgttctgtttcttttttggttgcaGGAGTAGTTCATATGTGTTTTATAGCCTCATAATTCTCATTGGTTTTACTAATTTTTTCCTGGGGATGGGATTCAAAAGTTGGTCCTGATCAACTCTTATAAAAGAGGAGGCACTCTGAACTGAGCCGATATACCTAGTTTAAAATAATGTGTGCATTTGAAACTATTTATACACCACTAACATTTTAATTGATCAACATGATTCTTGATGCTTTGTAATGAAAACCGATTTATGTTTTAACGACGATATAGAATATTTGACAAGTTAATTGATTGTTAGGTGAATTATGCAATTGGATCACTTTATTATCTATGCAACGCA includes the following:
- the LOC117621326 gene encoding armadillo repeat-containing protein 7 — its product is MFTNERRQEERTGRSGTPRLQYLQELVSQFQNTTDDEETKEKIVANLANFAYDPYNYTFLRQLNVLELFVDCITEPNEKLVEFGLGGICNCCADPANAVIITQCGGIPLVIQCLSSPVRNTVNYAIGSLYYLCNASNKGEIMKPEVVDVMKRYAAAEEVSVSFSNLAKAFLDKHVSETA